In Candidatus Amarolinea dominans, a genomic segment contains:
- a CDS encoding M4 family metallopeptidase — MNQELLQQLHDLAGDDPTISYHAQTGRVRFMSVTPGHAIPPLDLGAAPTTPEQAARSFLTVFGDLFGLTDQSQDLSLLRLTPDEAGFQFVHFQQVYQGVPVLGGELIVQLTADLHTAAVTGEILPVPALAITPTFELDLAQQQALEVIARAYVVPTTTLTSTTPALWVYNPTLLGPGSGFTSLVWRLEITAQELAPIRELVLVDARRGGVVLHFNQVDAALNRQTYTANNGTTLPGTLVCNESNPTCSGGDAHAVAAHRYAGDTYNFYFNNHNRDSMDGAGMTLKSTVHYRSGYQNAFWNGSQMVYGDGYGFPLADDVVAHELTHGVTEHESDLFYYYQSGAINESFSDLWGEFVDLTNNAGNDTPAVRWLLGEDITGLGAIRNMQNPPAYGDPDRMRSHYYVLSDSDNGGVHTNSGINNKAAYLMTDGGGFNSFSVRGLGIVKVAKIYYEVQTHLLVSGADYADLYDALYQACNNLIGTAGITAGDCQQVRLAANAVEMNLQPLPNFNSDAPWCDGSQPHTVLFADDLENGPSNWQFGALSGTGRWRYDSSYGAYAHSGGHFLYADDYPAAVSDSYATMINSVTLPTGAYLRFAHAYGLDHYYDGGVIEYSTDNGSSWLDAGGLIDYNGYKGTLSSYFGNPIGGRSAFTADSHGYITSRLNLASLAGRNVRFRWRMGTDRYDYHWGWWLDDVNIYQCQPTTITPSHTPTYPPEYITRLYLHENYTLQTSPQANTSDIPIRPAWPTREWTYTLIGDITEPNFWMDVTVYTLFPNQLPSCYDADLVLNHSGSVTTLAHVDLGCTWSSGRYVGEVSSIDPNAQAGDRLTFRLSYTGGAYGGAYIGGDINAHIEIPTGIRPTNTPTPENTPTPTDTPTITPTPPRTPTPTVTPTRTPTPTRTPTSTYTPTPTVTPTRTPTGAWLSWEWPAQVLLLPPGGTTIGVAYGNVTLPAALTAQLNGPARFANGSTNLTVNLGDPSGRVDIRLKQAAGATRGTPFTLQLTVGSRQLQKSGTIAWGLNVPIPIFLTPTPTPTPTPTWTPTSTPTPTPTKTPTPTKTPTPTITPTITQTPTRTPTRTPTSPPVTELLVNGDFEQYHTDWTETTQAGVPVIQPPPSGITTHSGRYLAWLGGYHNADDQLFQNVTIPTNLSSGVLSFWYWSQSSETATGRDYFTLQLLDPNTGHHYVEAFLIEAAPPTNGWRFASYALTGEQISAIRGRTVRVRFRVVTNATILTSFFIDDVSFQVDGSVTPTNTPTSTPTGPTPTRTPTPVGPTPTRTPTPTPTSSSGSWTNLNYTSFESGFPGAWQLSGNPTWGARNCRPYQGANSGWAIGSSALACGSNYPNNAEAWMIFGPFSLTDATAAELTFKLWLYVENNYDALCRLASINGSQFYGSCTSGNSGGWVDRVLDLSNVYTLGDLRGRPQVWIALLFDTDSSINYAEGVRGQCTGAQMHRRHLRRRQP; from the coding sequence GTGAACCAGGAGTTGCTGCAGCAGCTGCATGACCTGGCCGGAGACGATCCGACGATTTCCTATCATGCCCAGACCGGCCGGGTTCGCTTCATGAGCGTGACCCCAGGGCACGCCATTCCCCCACTCGATCTGGGAGCAGCCCCCACCACGCCTGAACAAGCGGCGCGCTCGTTCTTGACCGTTTTTGGCGACCTGTTTGGCCTGACTGATCAATCACAAGACTTGAGCCTGTTACGCCTGACCCCAGATGAGGCTGGCTTTCAATTCGTGCATTTTCAGCAGGTATATCAAGGAGTGCCGGTTTTGGGCGGTGAGTTGATCGTCCAACTCACCGCCGATCTGCACACCGCAGCCGTGACCGGTGAGATCCTGCCTGTGCCTGCCCTGGCGATCACCCCGACCTTCGAACTCGATCTTGCGCAACAGCAAGCCCTGGAAGTGATTGCAAGAGCCTATGTTGTTCCAACAACAACATTGACCAGCACCACTCCGGCTCTATGGGTCTACAACCCCACCTTGCTTGGTCCAGGCAGCGGCTTCACATCCCTGGTCTGGCGCCTGGAGATTACAGCGCAGGAATTGGCGCCGATTCGAGAGCTGGTGTTGGTTGACGCACGCCGCGGCGGCGTCGTGCTGCATTTCAATCAGGTTGACGCCGCTCTCAATCGTCAGACCTACACGGCCAACAACGGTACGACCCTGCCCGGAACCCTGGTGTGCAATGAGTCGAACCCCACCTGCAGCGGTGGAGATGCCCATGCGGTTGCTGCACATCGCTATGCCGGCGATACCTACAATTTCTACTTCAACAACCACAACCGTGACAGCATGGATGGCGCCGGGATGACGCTCAAATCAACTGTACACTATAGATCTGGTTACCAAAACGCCTTCTGGAATGGCAGCCAAATGGTGTATGGCGATGGCTACGGCTTCCCGCTGGCCGATGACGTAGTGGCCCATGAACTAACGCATGGCGTCACCGAACATGAATCCGACCTTTTCTACTACTACCAATCTGGCGCGATCAATGAATCGTTCTCCGACCTCTGGGGTGAGTTCGTGGACCTGACCAACAACGCTGGCAATGATACACCCGCTGTGCGTTGGCTCTTGGGGGAGGACATTACAGGGTTGGGCGCGATCCGCAACATGCAGAACCCACCTGCTTATGGGGATCCCGATCGCATGCGCAGTCACTACTATGTTTTGAGCGATTCCGACAACGGCGGTGTCCATACCAACAGCGGCATCAATAACAAGGCGGCCTACCTGATGACGGACGGGGGAGGCTTCAATAGTTTCAGTGTGCGTGGGCTGGGCATTGTCAAGGTGGCTAAAATCTACTATGAAGTTCAAACCCACCTCCTGGTGTCCGGCGCTGACTATGCCGATTTGTACGATGCGCTTTACCAGGCGTGCAACAACCTGATAGGAACGGCTGGGATAACAGCCGGCGACTGCCAGCAGGTTCGCCTGGCAGCGAACGCCGTCGAGATGAACCTGCAGCCGCTGCCCAACTTCAATTCTGATGCGCCGTGGTGTGACGGAAGCCAACCGCACACGGTGCTCTTCGCAGACGACCTGGAAAACGGACCGAGCAACTGGCAGTTCGGCGCGCTCAGTGGCACGGGACGTTGGCGCTACGACTCATCCTACGGCGCCTATGCTCATTCTGGCGGTCATTTCCTCTATGCTGACGACTACCCAGCGGCTGTGTCTGACTCCTACGCAACGATGATTAACAGTGTGACGCTTCCGACTGGCGCTTACCTGCGCTTTGCCCACGCCTATGGATTGGATCACTACTACGACGGTGGTGTTATTGAGTACAGCACCGACAATGGATCATCCTGGTTGGATGCGGGCGGGTTGATAGACTACAACGGCTATAAAGGTACGCTGTCGTCATATTTTGGAAATCCGATCGGAGGACGGTCTGCGTTTACCGCGGACAGTCATGGATATATTACGAGTCGCCTGAATCTTGCCTCATTGGCCGGGCGCAATGTGCGTTTCCGCTGGCGCATGGGAACGGACCGCTATGATTATCATTGGGGCTGGTGGCTCGATGACGTCAATATCTATCAGTGCCAGCCGACAACGATCACACCCTCGCACACGCCAACCTACCCGCCAGAATATATTACTAGACTGTACTTGCATGAGAATTACACGCTGCAAACATCGCCGCAGGCAAACACCAGCGACATTCCAATTCGTCCGGCCTGGCCAACACGTGAGTGGACATACACGCTTATCGGAGATATCACGGAGCCAAACTTCTGGATGGATGTAACCGTCTATACCTTGTTTCCCAACCAGCTTCCGAGTTGTTACGATGCCGATTTGGTTCTGAACCACTCGGGCAGCGTCACCACCCTGGCGCACGTCGACCTGGGATGCACGTGGAGCTCGGGGCGCTACGTGGGTGAAGTCAGCAGTATTGATCCTAATGCCCAGGCCGGAGACAGGCTGACTTTCCGTCTAAGCTATACCGGCGGCGCTTACGGTGGCGCCTACATTGGTGGAGATATAAACGCGCACATCGAGATTCCGACCGGCATTCGGCCAACCAATACGCCAACTCCTGAGAATACCCCCACCCCCACAGATACACCGACGATTACCCCTACCCCCCCCCGCACACCAACGCCTACCGTCACACCCACCCGCACCCCTACCCCCACGCGCACGCCGACTTCGACGTACACGCCCACCCCGACCGTCACGCCCACCCGCACCCCGACCGGCGCTTGGCTGAGCTGGGAGTGGCCGGCGCAGGTGCTCCTGCTGCCACCTGGCGGTACAACGATTGGCGTGGCGTACGGTAATGTGACCTTACCCGCCGCGCTGACTGCCCAACTGAACGGGCCGGCGCGCTTTGCCAATGGCAGCACGAATCTGACCGTGAACCTGGGCGATCCTAGCGGCCGCGTGGACATCCGCCTCAAACAGGCGGCCGGCGCGACGCGCGGCACGCCCTTCACTCTCCAGTTGACCGTTGGCAGCCGGCAATTGCAGAAATCCGGCACGATCGCCTGGGGTCTCAACGTCCCCATTCCCATCTTCCTGACCCCAACCCCAACCCCGACACCAACACCAACCTGGACGCCGACATCAACCCCAACCCCGACACCGACCAAAACACCGACGCCGACCAAAACACCGACGCCGACGATCACGCCGACGATCACGCAAACCCCGACCCGGACGCCAACCCGGACGCCCACATCGCCACCCGTCACGGAACTGCTGGTCAACGGCGACTTCGAGCAGTACCACACCGACTGGACGGAGACCACGCAAGCGGGTGTGCCGGTGATTCAGCCGCCGCCCTCCGGCATCACCACGCACAGCGGCCGCTACCTGGCCTGGCTGGGCGGTTACCACAACGCCGATGACCAGTTGTTCCAGAATGTGACGATTCCAACGAACCTGTCCAGCGGCGTCTTGAGTTTCTGGTACTGGTCGCAGAGCAGCGAAACCGCAACCGGTCGCGACTACTTCACCCTGCAACTGCTCGATCCCAACACCGGGCATCACTACGTCGAGGCGTTCCTCATCGAAGCGGCGCCGCCCACCAATGGGTGGCGATTTGCCAGCTACGCCCTGACCGGCGAACAGATCAGCGCCATCCGCGGACGCACCGTGCGCGTGCGCTTCCGCGTGGTCACCAACGCGACGATCTTGACCAGTTTCTTCATTGACGATGTCAGTTTCCAGGTGGATGGATCGGTCACGCCAACCAACACCCCCACATCAACACCTACGGGACCGACGCCGACCCGCACGCCTACCCCGGTCGGACCGACGCCAACCCGCACGCCTACCCCAACCCCAACATCGTCATCCGGCAGTTGGACCAACCTGAACTACACCAGTTTCGAGAGCGGTTTCCCCGGCGCCTGGCAACTGAGCGGTAACCCCACCTGGGGCGCACGCAACTGTCGTCCCTATCAAGGCGCCAACAGCGGCTGGGCCATCGGCAGCTCTGCCTTAGCCTGTGGCAGCAACTATCCGAACAATGCCGAAGCCTGGATGATCTTTGGCCCCTTCAGTCTGACGGACGCCACAGCCGCCGAGCTGACATTCAAACTCTGGTTGTATGTTGAGAACAACTATGATGCGTTGTGCCGCCTGGCATCCATCAATGGTTCGCAGTTCTACGGCTCCTGCACGAGTGGTAATTCGGGAGGCTGGGTTGATCGTGTGTTGGATCTGTCGAATGTCTATACCTTGGGCGACTTGCGTGGACGACCCCAGGTTTGGATCGCCTTACTCTTTGATACGGACTCCTCGATCAACTACGCTGAGGGCGTACGTGGACAATGTACTGGTGCGCAAATGCACCGCCGCCACCTGCGCCGGCGTCAACCCTGA